The genomic DNA ACTCTGAAGAGGGTCTCTAAGTCTCCTTGGAAGTTTTGGTTCCACGCTGGCCAAGTGGTGCCTGATGACCTCCAGGAGCACTCCAGGAGGCACCAAGCATGGAGACCCAGCCTTTCCATGAGAGTGAAGATGATCCAGAGTCCGGGGACAAAGGTTCACTGCCACAACTACTCATTACTGAAGTGGAATCACAGGTGTTCTCAGAAGAACTCAGCATCTCTACATTTGAAACTGCCTCTGAAGTTGAGGGCACTTTGGAGCAGCAACAGAGAAATCCCAAAGTGGAGAGACTGAGGCAGTCCCCAGCCCAGGGGAAAGGTTTCAGGCAGTTGATTATCACCCATAAGAAAACTCCCACAGGGAGGAAGACCATAAATGTGAATGTGGTAAAGTCTTCATTTATAACTCACACCTTATAATCCACCAGAGAATTCATTCTGGAAAAAATCCCTTTAAGTATAGCAACTTTAGGAAAACCTTCAACTAGAGCTCAAACCTCATTCAGCATCAGAGgattcattcaggagagaagccCTATGAGTGTAATGAGTGTGGGAAGACCTTCAGTCAGCATTCATATCTAAGTCAGCATCTGAGAATTCAGTGACGAGAAACCTTTACtatgtaaagaatgtgggaaagcctgCAGGTGGAGTTCGGAGCTCCTTAGACATCAGAGAATTCATCCCAGAGAAAAGCTTGCCCAATATGCTGAAGGTAAAAGTGCCTCCAGACAGAATTGTACTTTTGTTTAATCAGTTGTAGAACTAGATTACGTAAAAGTTATAAATtacttaacaaacaaacaaaaacaccataCCAGGCAGATTCTCTTGGGTTGGTTCTTTAAATCCAGAATAGAATTGTCTGGTAATCCTCTAGTGCCAGAGGGAGGTTTCAGATTACCTCCAAGTCTTTGCTATGTACCTGCTTTAGAGGAGAAAAATAGCTTCTTGAGAGTAAATCCCAATCCTTATGGAAAAACTTTGTTCACTTCTGGGATATCCCTAGAATGatgtaggattttcttttttgtttattatttgtttattttcacatGATACCTAGGttacttttttaataaataaattccttcagAACAGGGACTGTTacagaaatctctgtacctttcaGTAGCTTGACACAATACTTTATTGTGGTGCTAAGATTCAGGCCAACTATACCTGAAACACTAagattctttgatttttaaagtacagtGAGGGTTAGGGTTGGAGttccttaaaaatactttctctggggtgcctggctggctcagtctacCTTCAGCACAGGCCTTTTCACTCTCATTATCTTAAAAGCACATAGTGAATTTTTCCAGAAGCTACATAACGTGTTATATATATTACAACAGATTGAACTGAGAAGGAAATATGAGGATCTAACTATAGTTATTAAGTCAGactttaaagagatttgcaaactataaaacaatgccactcttgacactaatttttttgttttgaaacacatatttttcataaaaataggtTTTTTGGTTAACCATTCAATGGATCTATTATTTGAGAgaattaatagatattttttagatttcttaatttctttcatttaatttctcatattcagttaaaaacaaaaatattagccACATAGACAAAAGCTCTCTGGTGTTCTCAAtagtttttaagaatataaaggatcctgagaccaaaaaatttgaaaactgcTACTTTGTAACAAACGACATTTTGAAAAATAGGGGTGCCTCCAGAAGTTAAATTGGGACTGTGATTTGAATGTGTTGTCTCTACccttctcaaaatgtggtctgaGAAGAGATAtatcagtatcacctgggaacttgttaaaaatgcagaatcttgggcTTTGTCCCAAACTTAATGAATCAGAATCTGTTTTAACAAAGTTAACAAATAATTTCCCCCCATTTACAAATGGAGCAATTGGGGTGAATTTTATGACCCAAATCTAAGGATTTCAGTTCCTAGCCTGCAATTTTTCCCTCGATGTTGTCTTATGACAACTCTAAGAACTAAAAAGCTAATTATAAACTATCTTGCAAATAGAGAGTACCTATGATAGTCTAATAAAAACTAGGTTTATTAGTATAATGTGTATAcacactatattttatattctttaaaatatttgtattatctttataatatttaatatgatGAATATGTATAATCTAAGAACAAAGctggattaaaataaataaatgttagtatGGAGTAATAGACTAgatctttttaaactttaatatgGATACAAATCACCTGGGTTGCTTGAAAACATTTGTAAACTACAAAATGCTGatacatatttttctaagatttgctAGGAATTTTTCATTAGACCTGAATGTATTATGAATACATAAAGATAAGGTTAGATGAATGGATTGGCACAGAGCCATTTtcaatgtggggaaaaaaaataataaattaacacAGCTGTAGTGATGGTGAGTGAACCAGTAACTTAGACAAAGGATTAACCTTTGTTCAAAATAGTCACCTTGTGAGCTATGGATTTTAGGCTCCCCCTACTGGCTTTCTGGCAATAATCAAAATTATATGACTGACTATTTCTAACGTTATTTTCTATTCGCATTTTGCGGCTCATTTTTAACCCCAGTTATTAGGAcatgaaggaagaataaaatccTGGACTAACCATTACCATAAGATGTATTAAGGTCAGTTTGCTAAATTAAAAACCTGAAAGATCGCTATCAGTTATAAGACATTGCAAACAACTAGAAAAGAGGGGAACACTAAGTAAAATGACAGTAATCATCAcagtatttaatattaattatgaaGAGGAAgccgggggcagccccggtggcgcagcggtttagcgccgcctgcagcctggggtgtgatcctggagacccgggatcgagtcccacatcgggcttcctgcagggagcctgcttctccctctgcctgtgtctctgcctctctcttcgctctctgaatgaataaataaataaatcttaaaaaaaaaaaaaaaaatgaagaggaagccGACTGACATTTATTAATTTGGCAAGACCTGCACTagatcctttctttcctttttttttttttctttttctttttaagaatttattgagagacagagcTCACACttgcacaagttgggggaggaacaaagggagaaggaaagaaaatctcaaatggACTTCATggtgagcctggagcccaactcagggcttcaTCTCGACACCCacagatcataacctgagctgaaatcgagtcccaTGCTCAGTTGACTGTGCCACCCCACACGcccctctttattttcttttttatgctttgTCACATTTTATTCCTCAACCCCGttttttacagattaaaaaaataaggtttaagTGATTTAGTAACTCAAGACCAGATGACTAGTACATAATAGATTTAGAGTGGACCACAGTAGTTTTTGACAAGAAATTCTCCcttaaaaacaagttaaaaaagatatttcacacCTAATATTGGTAACCTAATAAATTCTCAGCATATTCCAAAGAAGTAAGTGTTCTTCTTTGATTCTTATATTGTTAGATTATTCTTATAttggtgagaaaaataaaactagatatttatcaatatttatcaaatgtttcAAGATAATTCATTATTCTCTTATCAAAtactattttttggttttttgggggtattttttgttttttttaaaaaatagatactgTTCTCTTAACAAAAGATAAACAGTAAACATCAGATCTTCTGTTGGTGTGGTGCTcacttcattgttttctttgcCCCCCAATTCCAGAGTATAATATACCTCAATTTGTTAAGGGTAATTTAGCTACCTAATAAGAacatctcctttccctttctctcttaccttccttcttccctctctcctgcaCACAATTTTTCTtcgttatttctcttcttttttaaagtagctccatgcccactgtggggctcaaactcactaccctgagatctggagttgcatgctttaccaactaagccagccaggcaccccttctgtTTTCTATTTGGTGCTAAACTTAAGTGAGTAAAAGTAGTTGTTATAAATAGAGAAATTCAAAAGATGTTGACCTGAAGTCATTTAAGAATATGTTATATAAGTACTTTtgtatacaaaatattatttttaatgtttacttttcCAAATTTGCTTTCtattgtataaaaaaaaaattagtgaacatctctatactttttttctctctactcttCTAGGTCTCGTTGTCCAAAATGTGGCTTTACTGGCAAAGCTGAAAATGTCAGTTACAGATACAAACTTTCCTTAAAAATTGCAGACTCAAACAACTTGTTTGTCATTACTGTATTTGGAAGCTGCTTAGATGCATTTTTTGGTCTTACAGCCAATGGTTTGCACAGGTAAGAATATTCAAAGCATTTCCCCCACCCAGCTTCTTTAGCTTATCAGTAGAAtttgaaaatacatgtttttaaggTAATATGCATTTAGTTAAAAGATGATCACTTGACCTCAGATTATCAAttccttttaaaagataattaaatagAAAGGTGTTCATTTCCTGATTACATACTGTGATGATGTTTAACTAAGCTCCTTTTATTCAAGGCATATTaagatgtaataaaaatattagtttacAATACTCTAATCTAGATTAGAGAAATAAAGGATAAGAAAGTAAaattgtgggcagccccggtggcgcagcggtttagcgctgcctgcagcccaggtcgtaatcctggagacccgagatcgagtcccacatcaggctctctgtgtggtgcctgcttctccctctgcctgtgtctctgcctctctctctgtctctatgaataaataaaataaaaatcttaaaaaaaaaaaaaagaaaagaaagtaaaattgtttCAAATTAAAGGAATATCTAAATCGAGGTTAACATTCCAGTAGCTAAAGTCCTTGAGATAGAAGAAGCTATTGAGGGAATAATTTGTGTAtcgggatccctggctggctcagtagtttggctcctgccttcggcccagggcgtgatcctggattcccaggatcgagtcccacatcgggctccttgcatggagcctgcttctccctctgcctgtgtctctgcctctctctctgtgtctctcatgaataaatgaataaaatctttttaaaaataataataatttgcataTCAGAGgttgaaattttgtcatttcactTGTATCACAACTTCATCTGCATAGTTTCACCTATTAAGGTATCCTGAGATATAAGAATGACATAAGCAAttaaagctttttctttccttaagtcTTCTACCCTCTTCCCCTAATTACTTGACAGAGGAAATCTCTGTCCATTTCCTTGTAGTTGAGAGCAAACTGATTACCAAGGGAAGAAAGACTTCCTTCTGCTTTGAGGGCTAGAGATCCCACCACTACTTCTTTGCCACTATTGGAATAAATGTTTAGCCTGATTACTCGGAAGTCATCTGCTTTGagccttttttttctatatgtaacTCAAAAGGTTTATGCTGCATTATCAGACTAATTGTATGGCAAGTTAAAATTTCAAAGCTTTTgtcttcacatttttaattttctctccaaGGTACATTCAAGATCCTAATGAGATTTCAGAAACACTGGACCATGATGCAATTCATAATCTGTTAACTAAAGCAGTTGAAATTCGCTTTGTTggacaaagttttatttttggagTGACGGTAATTGAGActagctttctttttaatattctgttagCATTTCCATTGTAATAAAATGATTTGAATTTTCAGAATAGTCTTTAGGAGTCATAAATGTGAGGGTCTGTAGAAGCACTTTAAACTGTATAAAAATAGGCTAAACATGATCTGTTAAAATACCATGTGTGAGAGCTTCCTCTTTCAAGTCAGAAGAGCCCAGTTCAAAtgttttcagagttttaaaaatctaaatttctttgtttaaataagtttatttaaatttattttaaagtcagaatattagatattttgttttgatatttggtatttatttcactctccaaattttgtttaaatgcaGTAATAAAACTTAACTCTTTAATGGTAtgattttgtcatctgtaaaaggaagagAGCACTAACATGAAAGCAAAGTATCTGAGTATTGGTTACTCTAAGAATAGTAGGAAGAATGGCCTTAAATAATTACAAAAGTGATTGTAGAAGTTCTAAGAATATACTGACTCTGAAGGAATAATCGTTTTCTGTCTCATGTATGCTAGAGGGAACAAATAGAAATTTTGCCCACACTTGAATCAAGGTTTTAAAAGGGGGAATAGCATTCCACACCTGAACAGtgagaaaaactcaaaataacaGTGAAATCAGGAGCTATAGAGTTTGTTGTTAAAatcttaggtgttttttttttttttcctttttttgtttggttttggtttttggtttttgttgtctttttttttttaatgagtgagaACTTTTCCTTAAATATTCAAAGTTTCTGGAAGCTAATGAGAAATACAATAGTAGGTGCTATTGAGCAACTACTATTTGCTTAGCACTGCAGTTTTCCATGTTACTGATAATACAATAGTCCTGCatatttatccttattttatacataaatgaactaagattcagagaagttaaataatttgaccAAAGCCCCCAACACTAGAAATGTTTACTCTAAGGTTTACTTCTATTCCTTATGCTACTTTGTCTATAACACTACAGGTATTGAAATTATGAGGATAGGAGTTATAATTGTGTCCATTTAAATCTGTTAAGTCCCTGTTTCACCtttgagacaaaggaaaaaaaattttattgtcatttaaattcatttactttCACAGAATTTTGGAAACCAACACGGACAAGGTTCAGATTCCAATAACTCCTTAAAGCAATGCTCTGACCGCAAGAGAGAAGTTAAAGCATTAGTAGCATGCCAGATTGTTCTACCAGACCCGGGTGTTGCAGGCTTGACTGTCATTGACTACTTCCATCAGCTTTTGCAACTCTCTGATTCCAGGAAACTTGATGGCAGCTCCCAGGCATCAAATAGCCACTTACTTGCTTTAGAACAGACAAATAGTGATCTCAGCAGCATATGTGGCCCTGAAATTTTCAAGTCCCATGGAAGAGATAATTTTTCAAGATTCTGGCAGGCATCACTTGAACTCACTTCCACTCTTTCACACCTAACAAATGATTTTTCAGCTTTAGAACAAAGCAAGGCCATTGATACTCTTCACCAGAACAGAAAGCACATCTCTTTTGCAGAGGCCACTGGTTCTAATAGGTGTCATGATGCCTTTCAGGGTTCTTGGAGCCTTATTTCATACATGGATAAAAAGAGCACAGCACAGAAGTTGAGTGAAGAAGTTGGCTTACAAGCTTATCAGCCCAGTGCAGTCACTAGCAGTCATGAAATCAGAGTTACTGACTCtgatttttcccctttgaaaATGCAAGAGCCCCTGGAGTCAAGTAATAAAAAATCCTTCCATAGTGCTGTGGAAATTAATAAGTATTCCCCACATGAGCTAACATATCACCAGTATCATGATTTAGATAAGCCCTTTAGCCTTCAGAAGAGATCTACATGTTGTCCACCTTCATCACTCAGACTTGAAGAGATAGTTAGTGGTTCCCAGGACTGTGACCCTGAGATTTGGGATGATCTGCCATTCTCTGAAAGCCTGAATGAGTTTCTGGCATTTGTCAAAAGTGAAATTGCTATAACCCAGAGAGATGCCAGTAGTAGAAAATGTCATCTAGATAATGACATCGATAGATTACATGCAGACCACAGCAAGTTATCTGTGACTTCCCAGAGAACTACTGGAGACTTACATACACCACCTATAGCTTTAAGATTATCTCAAGCAACAATCAAAGCAAGCTATAGCAAAGTCCTTTCCAACTGTGAAGAAAATCCAAGTCCTACTGTTCAGAAGGAGTCACAGTCAAATGACACAGCGGAGGCTGTTTCTATAAGTAGTAATGGAAGTGATATTTCCGAATATTTGCCACCAAATGCTTATCTGTCAGCTCTGTTTCCATCTTCAAAAGGTTCAGGAACAATAGGTACTCTTAAATCTACCAGAATTCCATCACATAAAGCTGAAACTATACTTAGGCACAGTACCTCAGAGAGTGACCATTCTTGTCTCAATagcaaatatttcaaaagatgtgGAGTAAAATCACTTTCAGAAATGAGTGAAAAGTTGGTAACTTTGTGTTCAAGGAGATATAATAATGTTTCTGACCTTTGCAGTTTAGAAAATAAACAACATTGTGGGTGGCCAAAGAACCAAGGTGACAGTTTTACAATCTGCAGAAAACTTACATATCCTTTAGAAACTCTTTGCAGTAGTCCAAATAGAAGTACAAATACACTGAAAGAAATGCCTTGTGGAGGTATCAATAACTCAACACAGAACTATTCTGATCATGAAGGTAGCTATAATGCTTCTGCCGATCTCTTTGATGATAGTGCTAAAGAAATGGACATTACGACAGAAATTGCCAAAAAGTCACAGAACATTTTGCTACAGTGGGGAAAATCTTTGGCAGAAAGTCATCGTACAGAATCAAATTTCTCACTGAGATCACTTCCTAAGAATTCCAACCAGTCTTCACAGAAGTTGTCTTCACAAAGCATATCTGCCTCTGTGTGCCCAAGAATCTGCTCTTCTCCACCTCGTTTTCAGTCAGATTCAGAATATGATTTTGGAGATAGCCAAGACTTTGTTCCATGTTCACAGTCAACTCCAGTTGCAGGATTCCACCAAACAAGAATTCATGAGATGAAAGGAACTTTGAAAAACGTACTTGCCTTTTATACGGATCTTGATGCTAGCTATAAAAAAAGGCAGATTTCCTCTGAAAATGATGCTCAGCAAGCCACCCCAAGCTGTCCAAACAATGTAAAGACACCCAGCCAGAAATTCAGAAGCCCTGTTAAATCTGGTATTATACAACCAGAGGTTTTCAACAATAGTCTTATTGCTGAGTGTTCTGAAAGTGATAATGAATGGATCCCTCCTACCACAAAAAAAGTATTTCCTTCAGAAATTCTTGGATTCCAAGTGATGGGTCTAAGGAAATGCTCTGCTGCCTGTGATTCTCCTGATGAAGAAGAGTTaccaagaaagaaactgaaatgcGTCAAACGAATAATGAATTCAGGTTGGCTTTCCAAAGACTCAGGTTTGGGAGTTGGATCTTGTTCAGAAGTCCAGTGTTGCTTTCCATTTTCAGAAAATTGGCCACCTTCCGTGCCTGAGACAAAAAGCAGTTGGTCTcctgaattattttcataaaaagtcACCTGAACCCAACTGCTAAGCTTGTAAAGGTAAGTCTGTTTGGAAGCTTTTGCCTCCCGTGGTATGGAAAGCAATGTTAAGTTGTAAAAACCCGAACAGAAGCAAATAGAAAATAGGCAttgttgtactttttaaaatgtaaagccaTTGTTTTTCCCAGCATTTTATCCAGAATACACTCGTTCAAATACTTTGGCACTTTATTTTACATTGTTGATTGTCCGTTAATGATACTGTTAATTTTGCTtgttaaaagtatttattaagatcacatttacattcagaaataaagattttgCAAACCAAAACTTAAAGTCTTAATTGTTCTGCACAGCTCAGAAAATGCCTGCTATGTATTAGGGCCAACTACCATGCTGAGTTTGTGATACAAAGCTACGAGATCAGTAGTCTCATGGAGATTCAATTAACCCAGCAACATCTATGGGCTGAGGATAAGAAAGGTAAATGAAAACTTACTGTTTAAAGTTAAATGTGAAaccattgttattttatttagtaagtatttattgaatggttACCTCATACCAGATACTGGGCTACATGCTAGGACTTCGAAAATGAAAGTCAGGCCCATTCCCTCAAGAAACTCGTGGTCTAGTAAACAGTAAACATCTGGTGAGTTCTATGATAGGTTTAAGCTTGCAGAGCTTGGAGGAGCAAAAATGAGTAGATTCTAGATTCTCCTTAGCAGCACCTCAGCTGTACCCTGTGAAATCTTTtacaaataatgaaatcttaTGTCTTTGCCATTCACCAGAGCACTTCTTCCAAATGTACACTCTTCATACCTCCAACCTAGACTACTCTCCTTGCCCCCTGCATATGAAGAAGATTGAGATCACTTGGTGTTCCTCAACTACCCACACCCATAGCTACCCACTTCTCTGTATTCATCCACAGCTTCTTTAATCTCAGAATATTATGCACACCTTCTACTTACTGCTAATCTTTCTTTTGGGGCTGTTGATTATTACACCCATCTTTGCTTTTTTACTACTAATTTTTGGCTCTCTCCCCACTTTCCaactttttactttgaaaatttacaaatacatgggatgcctaggtggctcaatggttgagcatctgctttcagctcaggtcatgattctggggtcctgggatcaagtccggcatcaagcttcccacagggagcctgcttctccctctgcccatgtctctgcctctctctgtgtctctcatgaatatacatatataaataatcattttttaaaaagtttacaaatACAGAAAAGTTGGAATAATAGTGAAATAACATCTATATATACCACTTAGATTGAGTCATTCTTAACATTGTGccttctgtgtatgtgtatttgcTCTTACTATATCTATATAGATGTATAGTTGTTTTTGATGAACTATTTAAAGACAAGCTACAGATACATTTCACTCCCAGATACTTTGAGTTTCCTTAAAGTAAGGACTTTTTCTTCTACGTAATTTCAGTATCATCACACCAAAGAATAATAACTAATTATCCAATATCATCTAATATTCAGCCCATATTCAAATTTTTCTACTTGCCCTAGATTGTCTTATAATTGTTGATGGTGTTTAGTCAGgattttagggggatccctgggtggctcagtggtttagtgtctgcctttggcccagggcgtgatcctggagtcccgggatcaagtcccatgtcgggctccctgcatgggacctgcttctccctctgcctgtgtctctgcctctct from Canis aureus isolate CA01 chromosome 23, VMU_Caureus_v.1.0, whole genome shotgun sequence includes the following:
- the DDIAS gene encoding DNA damage-induced apoptosis suppressor protein → MNRGRKFLLASVLALQNSNFIYPSCQKCFSRIILVSKRSRCPKCGFTGKAENVSYRYKLSLKIADSNNLFVITVFGSCLDAFFGLTANGLHRYIQDPNEISETLDHDAIHNLLTKAVEIRFVGQSFIFGVTNFGNQHGQGSDSNNSLKQCSDRKREVKALVACQIVLPDPGVAGLTVIDYFHQLLQLSDSRKLDGSSQASNSHLLALEQTNSDLSSICGPEIFKSHGRDNFSRFWQASLELTSTLSHLTNDFSALEQSKAIDTLHQNRKHISFAEATGSNRCHDAFQGSWSLISYMDKKSTAQKLSEEVGLQAYQPSAVTSSHEIRVTDSDFSPLKMQEPLESSNKKSFHSAVEINKYSPHELTYHQYHDLDKPFSLQKRSTCCPPSSLRLEEIVSGSQDCDPEIWDDLPFSESLNEFLAFVKSEIAITQRDASSRKCHLDNDIDRLHADHSKLSVTSQRTTGDLHTPPIALRLSQATIKASYSKVLSNCEENPSPTVQKESQSNDTAEAVSISSNGSDISEYLPPNAYLSALFPSSKGSGTIGTLKSTRIPSHKAETILRHSTSESDHSCLNSKYFKRCGVKSLSEMSEKLVTLCSRRYNNVSDLCSLENKQHCGWPKNQGDSFTICRKLTYPLETLCSSPNRSTNTLKEMPCGGINNSTQNYSDHEGSYNASADLFDDSAKEMDITTEIAKKSQNILLQWGKSLAESHRTESNFSLRSLPKNSNQSSQKLSSQSISASVCPRICSSPPRFQSDSEYDFGDSQDFVPCSQSTPVAGFHQTRIHEMKGTLKNVLAFYTDLDASYKKRQISSENDAQQATPSCPNNVKTPSQKFRSPVKSGIIQPEVFNNSLIAECSESDNEWIPPTTKKVFPSEILGFQVMGLRKCSAACDSPDEEELPRKKLKCVKRIMNSGWLSKDSGLGVGSCSEVQCCFPFSENWPPSVPETKSSWSPELFS